One part of the Paenibacillus silvisoli genome encodes these proteins:
- the rpmH gene encoding 50S ribosomal protein L34: protein MRPTFRPNVSKRKKVHGFRKRMASANGRKVLAARRQRGRKVLSA, encoded by the coding sequence ATGAGACCGACATTCAGACCGAACGTTAGCAAACGTAAGAAGGTACACGGCTTCCGCAAGCGTATGGCTTCGGCAAACGGACGTAAAGTGCTAGCAGCCCGCCGTCAACGCGGAAGAAAAGTACTGAGCGCGTAA